A single genomic interval of Vibrio gallicus harbors:
- the lolB gene encoding lipoprotein insertase outer membrane protein LolB, whose protein sequence is MNIAVHRFIPVSITKILVLLLALFMFGCETTSQLPVHSVEYQAHQQQLAQLDNYLISGKLGYIDPTQRQSLSFIWKHSPTESQLQLTTFLGKTVLTLDITPQGATLVDMNGKRYFDKDADLLFYQLTGMRLPIVYMQDWLKGQPTAADKMQVSDTGTLDSLSQTRGGQTWQLLYKAYTEQSDYVLPHKMSLQQGHIKLNIQINKWSVGNAQ, encoded by the coding sequence ATGAATATTGCTGTGCACCGTTTTATCCCTGTTAGCATCACCAAAATTTTGGTTTTGCTACTTGCACTATTTATGTTCGGATGTGAAACCACATCACAACTCCCAGTCCATAGTGTTGAATATCAAGCCCATCAACAACAACTTGCCCAATTAGATAACTATCTAATATCGGGAAAACTGGGATATATCGACCCAACGCAGCGACAAAGCCTAAGTTTCATCTGGAAGCACTCTCCCACAGAAAGTCAGTTACAACTCACCACCTTTCTTGGAAAAACGGTTTTAACACTCGATATTACGCCACAAGGTGCAACTTTGGTGGATATGAATGGTAAACGCTATTTTGATAAAGATGCGGATTTACTGTTTTATCAGCTTACCGGTATGCGACTGCCAATTGTGTATATGCAAGACTGGCTAAAAGGCCAACCCACAGCGGCAGACAAAATGCAGGTTTCCGATACTGGCACCCTCGATTCACTTTCTCAAACCCGCGGCGGACAAACTTGGCAGCTGCTTTATAAGGCTTACACAGAGCAATCTGATTATGTTTTGCCGCACAAGATGTCACTCCAGCAAGGGCATATAAAACTCAACATTCAGATCAATAAGTGGAGTGTCGGCAATGCGCAATGA
- the hemA gene encoding glutamyl-tRNA reductase, with protein sequence MSLLTIGINHNTASVDLREKVAFSPDKMTDAMQQLQDMSEVNGSVILSTCNRTELYIDSEITSSTNIIDWLIDFHQVEGNDLKPSLYSYEGEEAVQHLMRVSCGLDSLVLGEPQILGQVKQAYSDAKDQGSVQGEFDKLFQKVFSVAKRVRTETEIGGNAVSVAYAACTLAKHIFESLRKSKVLLVGAGETIELVAKHLSDNGCTQITVANRTRERAMGLASQFDASVINLSEIPEALVDVDIVISSTASQLPIIGKGMVESALKNRRHRPILFVDIAVPRDIEAEVSELRDAYLYSVDDLQSIIDQNIEQRRAEAVRAEKIISSESSEFQSWLRSRHAVESIQDYRRSAEHTREELLQKSLQALAAGGDPQALLIELSNKLTNKLIHAPTQALKQAAQQDQMNELATLRKGLGLKDL encoded by the coding sequence ATGTCGCTATTGACCATCGGAATCAATCACAACACTGCATCTGTCGATTTGCGAGAGAAAGTTGCCTTTTCTCCCGACAAAATGACGGATGCTATGCAGCAGCTGCAAGATATGTCAGAGGTTAATGGCAGTGTGATCTTATCTACCTGTAATCGTACTGAGCTTTATATAGACAGTGAGATTACAAGTAGTACCAATATCATTGACTGGTTAATCGATTTTCACCAAGTTGAAGGAAACGACCTGAAGCCAAGCCTGTATAGCTATGAGGGTGAAGAGGCAGTTCAGCATTTAATGCGCGTCTCTTGTGGGCTGGACTCATTGGTTTTAGGTGAACCACAGATCTTGGGACAGGTTAAGCAGGCTTATTCAGATGCCAAAGACCAAGGTAGCGTACAAGGTGAGTTCGATAAGCTGTTTCAAAAGGTCTTTTCTGTAGCCAAGCGGGTACGTACTGAAACTGAAATCGGTGGCAATGCCGTTTCCGTGGCTTACGCAGCCTGTACGCTGGCAAAACATATCTTTGAATCTTTGCGTAAATCTAAGGTGCTACTTGTGGGTGCGGGTGAAACTATCGAATTGGTAGCCAAGCATTTATCCGATAATGGATGCACTCAAATCACAGTTGCGAACCGCACCCGAGAGCGTGCGATGGGGTTAGCGTCTCAATTTGATGCAAGTGTGATTAATCTAAGTGAAATCCCTGAAGCCCTAGTGGATGTAGACATAGTGATCAGTTCCACTGCTAGCCAACTGCCTATTATCGGTAAGGGAATGGTAGAGAGCGCACTCAAGAATCGACGACATCGTCCTATTTTGTTTGTTGATATTGCCGTACCGCGAGATATAGAGGCTGAGGTATCAGAGTTAAGAGATGCTTATCTTTATTCAGTTGATGATTTACAATCCATCATCGACCAAAATATTGAGCAGCGCCGGGCTGAAGCTGTAAGGGCAGAAAAGATAATCTCAAGCGAAAGTAGTGAGTTTCAATCCTGGCTTCGTTCTCGGCATGCAGTCGAAAGTATTCAAGATTATCGTCGCAGTGCTGAGCACACACGAGAAGAGTTACTACAAAAAAGCCTACAAGCACTTGCTGCCGGTGGTGATCCGCAAGCGCTATTAATTGAGTTAAGTAATAAGCTCACCAACAAGTTAATACATGCGCCAACTCAGGCTTTAAAACAAGCCGCACAGCAAGATCAAATGAATGAGTTAGCGACATTACGTAAAGGCCTAGGCCTTAAAGATTTATAA
- a CDS encoding ribose-phosphate pyrophosphokinase has translation MPDMKLFAGNATPELAQRIADRLYISLGDATVSRFSDGEVAVQINENVRGSDVFIIQSTCAPTNDNLMELVVMIDAMRRASAGRITAVIPYFGYARQDRRVRSSRVPITAKVVADFLSNVGVDRVLTIDLHAEQIQGFFDVPVDNIFGTPVLLDDMAQRGLENPVVVSPDLGGVVRARATAKALGDIDIAIVDKRRPRANVSEVMNLIGDVEGRDCVIVDDMIDTGGTLCKAAEALKERGAKRVFAYATHAVFSGNATENIKNSVLDKIIVTDSISLSEEIEATGKVCTLSLSRMLAEAIRRISNEESISAMFS, from the coding sequence GTGCCTGATATGAAGCTATTTGCTGGTAACGCAACACCTGAACTAGCACAACGCATTGCCGACCGCCTATATATATCTTTAGGTGATGCTACTGTAAGCCGTTTTTCTGATGGCGAAGTCGCTGTACAGATCAATGAGAACGTGCGTGGTAGCGATGTTTTCATCATCCAATCTACATGTGCTCCTACCAATGACAACCTAATGGAATTGGTAGTAATGATTGATGCGATGCGCCGAGCTTCAGCTGGCCGTATTACTGCTGTAATCCCTTACTTTGGTTATGCTCGCCAAGACCGTCGCGTACGTTCTTCTCGTGTGCCAATCACAGCTAAAGTTGTGGCAGATTTCCTTTCAAACGTAGGTGTTGACCGCGTTCTAACTATCGACCTACACGCTGAACAAATCCAAGGTTTCTTCGATGTGCCGGTAGACAACATTTTTGGAACACCTGTTCTTCTTGATGACATGGCACAACGTGGTTTAGAAAACCCTGTAGTGGTATCTCCTGACCTAGGTGGCGTTGTTCGTGCTCGCGCTACAGCTAAAGCACTCGGTGATATTGATATTGCTATCGTAGACAAACGCCGTCCACGCGCTAACGTTTCTGAGGTTATGAACCTTATCGGTGATGTTGAAGGCCGTGACTGCGTTATCGTTGACGACATGATTGATACCGGTGGTACTCTGTGTAAAGCAGCTGAAGCTCTAAAAGAGCGCGGCGCTAAACGCGTATTTGCCTACGCAACTCACGCGGTATTCTCTGGTAATGCCACAGAAAACATCAAGAACTCGGTACTTGATAAAATTATCGTTACTGATTCTATCTCGCTTAGCGAAGAAATCGAAGCGACCGGCAAAGTATGCACACTTAGCCTGTCTCGCATGCTAGCAGAAGCAATTCGTCGCATCAGCAACGAAGAATCTATCTCAGCAATGTTCAGCTAA
- the pth gene encoding aminoacyl-tRNA hydrolase: MTQQIKLLVGLANPGPEYARTRHNAGAWVVEELARIHNVTLKNESKFFGYTGRIQLDGKDLRLLIPTTFMNLSGKAVSALAKFYQIKPEEIMLAHDELDLPPGVAKFKKGGGHGGHNGLRDTISKLGNNKDFYRLRIGIGHPGHKDKVSGYVLGKAPAKEQECLDAVVDESVRSLDILIKDGLAKAQNRLHTFKAE; this comes from the coding sequence TTGACTCAACAAATAAAATTGCTGGTCGGTTTGGCCAACCCCGGTCCAGAATATGCAAGAACACGCCACAATGCTGGGGCGTGGGTAGTTGAAGAGTTAGCCAGAATACATAATGTTACCCTGAAGAATGAATCCAAGTTTTTCGGTTACACTGGACGTATTCAGCTCGATGGTAAGGATCTGCGATTACTGATACCAACGACCTTCATGAATCTATCCGGCAAAGCGGTTTCCGCTCTCGCCAAGTTCTATCAAATTAAGCCGGAAGAGATAATGCTGGCACATGATGAACTTGACCTACCGCCTGGAGTAGCTAAATTCAAGAAAGGCGGCGGTCATGGTGGACACAATGGCCTACGTGACACTATTAGTAAACTGGGTAACAATAAAGATTTCTATCGTCTTCGGATTGGCATCGGCCATCCGGGGCACAAAGATAAAGTTTCTGGTTATGTGTTGGGCAAAGCCCCAGCAAAAGAACAAGAATGTCTCGATGCAGTCGTCGATGAATCTGTTCGCAGCCTAGACATCTTAATTAAGGATGGCCTAGCAAAGGCACAAAACCGCTTACACACATTCAAAGCAGAATAA
- a CDS encoding lactonase family protein, producing the protein MNGITLLVGCYTSTNSLSQGVQSVNFNTISGAFSSPTLEMAINNPSFVISDKLGYYAISEVIEDQAPFIAYSGSATTEQAGIKGDHPCHIAKSNKLGLIVTSQYTSGGIDIFRLAQDGDISHKLTTLQFSGSSTHPRQESPHAHQSVFLNTCNQLATVDLGCDLIRFFSISPKADEVTFKPVGQLILPAGSGPRHIVFNQSESMIYVLCELTEQIVVGKRIDGEWIQVQQIDLLPNTQSGEAGAAIKLSTDGRYIYTSSRAQSKISLFEVESGTGHIRFIESYPTHGEFPRDFTLVDNGNWVVAANQHTNNLTSFKRDPETGKLTFSGHQVQIGEPVCVCEV; encoded by the coding sequence ATGAACGGTATAACTCTACTTGTTGGTTGTTACACATCAACCAACTCTCTTAGCCAAGGCGTACAAAGTGTCAATTTCAACACCATTAGCGGAGCTTTCAGTTCACCGACGCTAGAGATGGCAATCAATAACCCTTCTTTTGTTATCAGCGATAAATTGGGCTACTACGCTATATCAGAGGTCATAGAGGATCAGGCTCCATTTATTGCCTACAGTGGTTCAGCGACGACTGAGCAAGCTGGGATTAAAGGCGACCATCCATGCCATATTGCAAAATCTAATAAACTTGGTTTAATCGTGACGTCTCAATATACCTCTGGTGGAATCGATATCTTTAGACTCGCTCAAGATGGCGATATCAGCCATAAGCTCACTACCCTGCAGTTTAGTGGAAGCAGCACTCACCCCCGTCAAGAGTCACCCCATGCCCATCAAAGTGTATTTCTTAATACTTGCAACCAGCTTGCAACGGTTGATCTGGGCTGTGACCTTATTCGTTTCTTTAGTATTTCACCTAAGGCTGATGAGGTTACGTTTAAGCCGGTTGGACAACTTATTTTGCCAGCAGGTTCAGGCCCTAGGCATATCGTCTTCAATCAAAGTGAGTCGATGATATATGTATTGTGTGAGTTAACCGAACAGATAGTGGTTGGCAAACGAATCGATGGCGAGTGGATTCAAGTGCAGCAGATAGACCTGCTACCAAATACTCAAAGCGGTGAGGCAGGCGCGGCAATTAAACTCTCAACAGATGGACGCTATATCTATACCTCATCTCGGGCTCAATCTAAGATAAGCTTATTTGAGGTAGAATCAGGAACCGGACATATTAGGTTTATCGAGTCCTACCCAACGCATGGGGAGTTTCCGCGTGATTTTACTTTGGTCGATAACGGTAACTGGGTAGTTGCGGCAAATCAGCACACCAATAATCTTACTAGTTTCAAACGTGACCCCGAGACTGGCAAGCTAACATTCAGTGGCCATCAGGTACAGATAGGTGAACCTGTGTGTGTTTGTGAGGTATAA
- a CDS encoding FAD-dependent oxidoreductase, with product MTVDRFDIAVIGGGMIGAATALGLAKQGKTVAVVEGVEPKAFSADQEMDIRISAISRASVELLTSLQVWTDIESMRIHPYSVLETWELEGFNTRFDAKDLKLDNMGYMVENRILQLGLWKQLQQHSNIRLFCPDRIQSLIQSENKAQINLDSGISLECHLLVGADGANSKVRQLSQIGVTAWDYRQHCMLINVETDSSEQDTTWQWFTPHGPRSFLPLGNGQACLVWYDSPQAIQALSQLDEAQLQAKIIRSFPKRVGQVKVLKSASFPLKRRHAQTYYKSNVVLVGDAAHTINPLAGQGVNLGFKDVAGLLKVLDTNTISQTQLAEYQKQRVADNLIMQGAMDAFYLGFGNDILPLKMARNIGLKLANNAGAIKQQALKYALGL from the coding sequence ATGACAGTAGATCGATTTGATATAGCCGTGATTGGCGGTGGCATGATTGGAGCGGCGACAGCTCTTGGGCTTGCAAAACAAGGCAAGACGGTGGCTGTAGTTGAAGGAGTTGAACCTAAGGCTTTCAGTGCAGATCAAGAGATGGATATACGCATCTCAGCGATATCCCGAGCTTCCGTTGAGCTACTAACGTCGCTGCAAGTATGGACTGATATTGAATCAATGCGCATACACCCATATTCGGTACTAGAAACTTGGGAGTTAGAAGGGTTCAATACCCGCTTTGATGCCAAAGACCTTAAACTGGATAATATGGGGTATATGGTTGAAAACCGAATACTTCAACTAGGACTATGGAAGCAGTTACAACAGCACTCTAATATTAGGCTGTTTTGTCCAGACCGAATCCAATCCCTGATTCAGAGTGAAAATAAAGCTCAGATAAATTTAGATTCAGGTATCTCACTGGAATGTCATCTACTAGTTGGTGCGGATGGTGCAAACTCAAAGGTGCGTCAATTGAGTCAGATTGGGGTAACCGCATGGGATTACAGACAGCATTGTATGTTAATCAATGTTGAAACCGATAGTAGTGAACAGGACACCACATGGCAGTGGTTTACACCACATGGCCCACGCTCTTTTTTACCCCTCGGCAATGGTCAAGCGTGTCTGGTATGGTATGACTCTCCACAAGCAATCCAAGCACTCTCCCAATTAGATGAAGCTCAATTGCAGGCTAAAATCATACGCTCATTTCCAAAGCGAGTAGGGCAGGTAAAGGTTCTAAAATCAGCCTCATTTCCCTTAAAGCGTCGTCATGCACAAACCTATTACAAGTCAAATGTGGTATTAGTCGGTGATGCTGCGCACACGATAAACCCTCTTGCTGGACAAGGCGTTAATCTAGGCTTTAAGGATGTAGCGGGTCTGCTTAAGGTTTTAGATACCAATACGATATCTCAGACACAACTGGCGGAGTATCAGAAACAGAGGGTAGCGGATAACTTGATTATGCAAGGGGCCATGGATGCCTTCTATCTCGGATTTGGTAACGATATATTGCCGCTAAAAATGGCGCGTAATATTGGTCTTAAACTGGCTAATAATGCCGGTGCTATAAAACAACAAGCGCTAAAATACGCATTGGGACTGTGA
- the ispE gene encoding 4-(cytidine 5'-diphospho)-2-C-methyl-D-erythritol kinase, which translates to MRNETLYLPSPAKLNLFLYITGRQANGYHELQTLFQFLDYGDEMSFSANHSGLITVLPELKGVATQDNLIWKAARALQQAASCKLGANININKILPMGGGIGGGSSNAATTLIALNHLWDLKLPLKKLADIGLQLGADVPVFVQGFAAFAEGVGEKLTPVEPKQRWYLVIRPDVSIATVDIFTHPKLIRNTPKRDWERLQKTDYENDCEKIVRLLYPEVDKQLSWLLQYAPSRLTGTGSCVFAEFDSQAEAEAILRKLPVNTTAFVAKGHNQSPLHQKLAEITANAKSF; encoded by the coding sequence ATGCGCAATGAAACCCTCTATTTGCCTTCTCCGGCTAAATTAAACCTATTCCTTTATATTACTGGTAGACAAGCCAACGGTTATCACGAGTTACAAACCCTATTTCAATTCCTTGATTATGGCGACGAAATGTCATTTAGTGCCAATCATTCAGGGTTGATTACTGTCTTGCCTGAGCTCAAGGGAGTTGCCACTCAAGATAATCTGATTTGGAAAGCTGCCCGAGCATTGCAACAAGCTGCAAGCTGTAAACTCGGTGCCAATATTAATATCAATAAAATCCTACCCATGGGTGGCGGTATTGGTGGCGGTTCTTCCAACGCGGCAACCACACTAATTGCACTAAATCATCTGTGGGATCTAAAACTTCCCCTAAAAAAATTAGCTGATATAGGCTTGCAGTTGGGAGCAGATGTACCAGTATTTGTTCAAGGATTCGCAGCTTTTGCTGAAGGTGTAGGTGAAAAACTAACCCCTGTTGAACCAAAACAGAGGTGGTATTTGGTTATTCGCCCAGATGTCAGCATTGCAACTGTCGATATTTTTACTCATCCGAAATTAATCCGAAATACCCCCAAACGAGACTGGGAAAGGCTTCAAAAAACGGATTACGAAAACGATTGCGAAAAAATAGTGCGTTTACTGTACCCAGAGGTTGATAAGCAACTTTCATGGCTGTTACAATACGCGCCGTCGAGATTAACGGGGACGGGTTCCTGTGTTTTCGCTGAGTTTGATTCTCAAGCTGAAGCCGAAGCCATATTGAGAAAACTCCCTGTAAATACCACGGCATTTGTTGCTAAAGGGCATAACCAATCACCTTTGCATCAAAAATTAGCGGAAATTACCGCTAATGCCAAATCTTTTTAA
- the prfA gene encoding peptide chain release factor 1, with the protein MKASILVKLETLVERYEEVQYLLGDPEIIGDQNKFRALSKEYSQLEEVTQCFQAYQQAQEDLEAALEMANEDDPEMKEMAQEEIKDAKAAIDKLTDDLQILLLPKDPNDERNCFLEIRAGAGGDEAGIFAGNLFRMYSKFAEKKGWRVEMMSSNVSEQGGYKEVIAKVSGDSVYGVMKFESGGHRVQRVPETESQGRVHTSACTVAIMPEIPEADLPEIKASDLKIDTFRASGAGGQHVNTTDSAIRITHLPTGTVVECQDERSQHKNKAKAMSVLAARIIQAEEARRAAAVSDTRRNLLGSGDRSDRIRTYNYPQGRVSDHRINLTLYRLNEVLEGDMNALIDPVIQEHQADQLAALADNG; encoded by the coding sequence ATGAAAGCATCGATATTAGTTAAATTGGAAACGCTAGTTGAGCGTTATGAAGAAGTTCAGTATTTGCTTGGAGACCCTGAAATTATCGGTGACCAAAACAAATTTAGGGCTTTGTCTAAAGAATACTCTCAACTTGAAGAAGTAACTCAGTGCTTCCAAGCCTATCAGCAAGCTCAAGAAGATCTAGAGGCTGCTTTAGAAATGGCCAATGAAGATGATCCTGAAATGAAGGAAATGGCACAAGAAGAGATCAAAGATGCCAAGGCTGCTATCGATAAGCTAACGGATGACCTGCAGATCTTGCTACTGCCTAAAGACCCTAATGATGAACGCAACTGCTTCTTAGAAATTCGTGCGGGAGCTGGGGGTGATGAAGCCGGTATTTTTGCTGGCAACCTATTCCGTATGTATTCGAAGTTTGCTGAGAAAAAGGGTTGGCGTGTCGAGATGATGAGCAGCAATGTCTCTGAGCAAGGTGGCTATAAAGAGGTCATCGCTAAGGTCTCAGGCGACAGTGTGTATGGCGTCATGAAGTTTGAATCTGGAGGCCATCGTGTGCAACGTGTGCCGGAAACTGAATCACAAGGTCGTGTGCATACATCGGCGTGTACGGTTGCAATTATGCCTGAGATCCCTGAGGCAGACTTACCAGAGATTAAAGCCAGCGATCTCAAAATTGACACCTTCCGTGCATCTGGCGCGGGTGGTCAGCACGTTAACACCACCGATTCTGCTATTCGTATTACTCACTTACCAACCGGTACGGTTGTTGAGTGTCAAGATGAACGTTCACAGCATAAAAACAAAGCGAAAGCGATGTCTGTACTAGCGGCTCGTATTATTCAAGCGGAAGAAGCAAGACGTGCGGCTGCGGTATCTGATACCCGTCGTAACTTACTTGGTTCTGGTGACCGTAGTGACCGTATTCGTACCTATAACTATCCTCAAGGGCGAGTTTCTGATCACCGTATTAACCTGACTTTATACCGTCTTAACGAGGTTTTAGAAGGGGATATGAACGCTCTGATTGACCCTGTTATCCAAGAACACCAAGCAGACCAGCTTGCAGCCCTTGCTGATAACGGCTAA
- the ychF gene encoding redox-regulated ATPase YchF: MGFKCGIVGLPNVGKSTLFNALTKAGIEAANFPFCTIEPNTGIVPVPDLRLDALAEIVNPERILPTTMEFVDIAGLVAGASRGEGLGNKFLANIRETDAIGHVVRCFENDNIVHVAGKVSPIEDIEVINLELAMADLDSCERAIHRNAKKAKGGDQDAKFELAVLEKMLPVLTEGGMARTIEMSKEELNAIGYLNFLTLKPTMYIANVNEDGFENNPFLDAVREFAEKENNVVVPVCAAIESELAELDDEDREEFLADMGIEEPGLNRVIRSGYDLLTLQTYFTAGVKEVRAWTIPIGATAPQSAGKIHTDFEKGFIRAEVVGYDAFIEYKGESGAKDAGKWRLEGKDYIVKDGDVIHFRFNV, from the coding sequence ATGGGTTTCAAATGTGGCATTGTTGGTTTACCAAACGTTGGTAAATCCACCCTATTTAACGCACTGACTAAAGCAGGTATCGAAGCAGCAAACTTCCCTTTCTGCACTATTGAACCGAACACAGGCATCGTTCCTGTGCCAGATCTTCGCCTAGATGCTCTAGCTGAAATCGTTAATCCTGAGAGAATTTTACCTACTACTATGGAGTTTGTAGATATTGCAGGCCTAGTTGCCGGTGCTTCTCGTGGTGAAGGTTTAGGTAATAAATTTCTAGCGAACATCCGTGAAACTGATGCTATCGGTCACGTTGTTCGTTGTTTTGAAAATGACAATATTGTTCACGTTGCGGGCAAGGTTTCTCCAATTGAAGATATCGAGGTGATTAACCTTGAGCTAGCAATGGCTGACCTTGATAGCTGTGAGAGAGCGATCCACCGTAATGCTAAAAAAGCCAAAGGCGGCGACCAAGACGCTAAATTTGAACTAGCTGTCTTAGAAAAAATGCTACCAGTACTAACTGAAGGTGGCATGGCACGCACCATTGAAATGAGCAAAGAAGAGCTAAATGCAATTGGCTACTTGAACTTCTTGACTCTAAAACCAACCATGTACATTGCAAATGTAAACGAAGATGGTTTTGAAAATAACCCATTCTTAGATGCGGTACGTGAATTCGCAGAAAAAGAAAACAACGTAGTTGTACCGGTTTGCGCGGCTATCGAATCAGAGCTTGCTGAGCTTGATGATGAAGATCGTGAAGAATTCCTAGCTGATATGGGCATTGAGGAACCAGGCCTTAATCGCGTAATTCGTTCAGGCTATGACCTGCTAACCCTGCAAACCTACTTCACAGCCGGTGTTAAAGAAGTACGTGCTTGGACTATCCCTATTGGAGCGACTGCACCACAGTCTGCAGGTAAGATTCATACCGATTTCGAGAAAGGCTTCATTCGCGCAGAAGTTGTTGGTTACGATGCATTCATCGAGTATAAGGGTGAAAGCGGCGCTAAAGATGCCGGTAAATGGCGTCTAGAAGGCAAAGATTACATCGTAAAAGATGGCGATGTTATACATTTCCGCTTTAACGTATAA
- the miaB gene encoding tRNA (N6-isopentenyl adenosine(37)-C2)-methylthiotransferase MiaB, with translation MTKKLLIKTWGCQMNEYDSSKMADLLNAANGYELTEEPKEADVLLLNTCSIREKAQEKVFHQLGRWKTLKDKKPGLVIGVGGCVATQEGDHIRQRAPYVDVIFGPQTLHRLPEMIKRSQSNDAPVMDISFPEIEKFDNLPEPRAEGATAFVSIMEGCSKYCTYCVVPYTRGEEVSRPMDDVLYEIAQLAEQGVREVNLLGQNVNAYRGLTYDGDICSFAELLRLVASIDGIDRIRFTTSHPLEFTDDIIAVYEDTPELVSFLHLPVQSGSDRVLTMMKRPHTAIEYKSIIRKLRKARPDINISSDFIVGFPGESDQDFQDTMKLIRDVDFDMSFSFVFSPRPGTPAADYPCDTPEQTKKERLYELQQQVNSQAMRFSRQMLETTQRILVEGPSKKDLMELRGRTENNRVVNFIGSADLIGQFVDVKITDVFSNSLRGELIRTEAEMGLRISTSPSEMMAKTRKEDELGVVTFTP, from the coding sequence ATGACTAAAAAACTTCTGATCAAAACCTGGGGTTGCCAGATGAACGAATACGATTCATCAAAGATGGCAGACCTGCTTAATGCCGCCAATGGATATGAGCTGACAGAAGAGCCAAAAGAGGCTGATGTACTGCTACTGAATACCTGCTCTATTCGTGAGAAAGCACAAGAGAAAGTATTCCACCAGCTTGGTCGTTGGAAGACCCTAAAAGACAAAAAACCAGGCTTGGTTATTGGTGTAGGCGGTTGCGTAGCAACCCAAGAAGGTGACCATATTCGCCAACGTGCACCTTATGTGGACGTTATCTTTGGTCCACAAACCCTGCACCGTTTGCCAGAGATGATCAAAAGATCACAAAGCAACGATGCGCCGGTAATGGATATCTCATTCCCTGAAATTGAGAAATTCGATAACCTTCCAGAACCACGAGCTGAAGGCGCAACTGCTTTTGTTTCTATCATGGAAGGCTGTTCTAAATACTGCACCTACTGTGTTGTCCCTTATACCCGCGGTGAAGAAGTAAGTCGCCCGATGGATGACGTGTTGTATGAGATAGCTCAACTTGCAGAGCAAGGTGTACGTGAGGTTAACCTTCTAGGCCAAAACGTAAACGCATACCGTGGCCTCACCTACGATGGTGATATCTGCTCGTTTGCAGAGCTACTGCGTTTAGTTGCCTCTATCGATGGCATTGACCGTATTCGCTTTACCACCAGCCACCCACTTGAGTTTACCGACGATATCATTGCTGTCTATGAAGACACCCCTGAATTGGTTAGTTTCCTACATTTGCCTGTGCAAAGTGGTTCGGACCGAGTTCTAACTATGATGAAGCGCCCTCATACTGCAATCGAATATAAATCAATTATTCGTAAACTGCGTAAAGCGCGCCCTGATATTAATATCAGCTCTGATTTCATTGTCGGCTTCCCTGGTGAATCAGACCAAGACTTCCAAGATACAATGAAACTGATTCGTGATGTTGATTTTGACATGAGCTTTAGTTTTGTATTCTCACCTCGCCCAGGAACGCCAGCGGCTGATTATCCTTGTGATACGCCAGAGCAAACTAAGAAAGAACGTCTGTATGAGTTACAGCAGCAAGTAAACTCACAAGCGATGCGCTTCTCACGTCAAATGCTAGAAACAACCCAACGAATTCTAGTTGAAGGCCCATCGAAGAAAGACCTTATGGAGCTTCGTGGCCGTACTGAGAATAACCGTGTAGTTAACTTTATCGGTAGCGCAGACTTAATTGGTCAATTTGTCGATGTAAAAATCACTGACGTATTCTCTAACTCACTGCGCGGCGAATTGATTCGTACCGAAGCTGAGATGGGATTGCGTATTAGTACTTCACCATCTGAGATGATGGCGAAAACACGCAAAGAAGATGAACTCGGTGTAGTCACCTTTACACCTTAA